The stretch of DNA ATGCAGATAACGGTCCTTGCGGATAATCGGCTCCAGCCGCTTCAAAGCAATCAGGCCGAAGAGGGCGACCCCCGCGGCGATGATTCCCGGGCCGACGATTCCCGCACCGAATGCCATTCCCAAACCGGCGACCAGCCAGAGGGAGGCCGCCGTGGTCAGGCCGCGGATCGAGAGCCCTTCCTTGATGATCACGCCGGCGCCGAGAAAGCCGATGCCGGTGACGATTTGCGCGGCGACGCGCGAGGGATCGAGCCGCAGGGGGGTGGTTTGCCCGTCGAAGCCGCCGTATTTGAGGAAAAAAGCCTCGGAGATGATCATCATGAGGCAGGCACCGACCGAAACCAGCAAATGGGTGCGCAAACCCGCCGGACGGCCATGCTTTTCGCGCTCCAGGCCAATGGCGCCGCCGACCAGGGCGGCGAGCAGAATTTTGATCAGAACAGCGAGTTCATAGCTACCCCATAGCGTGTGCGGTAAAAACATGGCTCGACCTGATTCCGGAAATAGGCACTGAGTTTATTTGAAAATCCTAACAGCAAATTGAAATTTTTCCAATCATCAAAATAGATCGGCCACGCACCCAATGCCTTCCCTCAAGTCCCTGCCCCCTCAATCTTCTCGGTCTTGATGAACTGAACCGCAATCAGATTCATCGCTCCCAGCACCGCCCCGAAAATAAACGGAATGCGGTAATCCAGCATCCACAGGGCGCCCCCCACCACCGGCAACACCACGGCGGCGATATGGTTGATGGTGAAGCCCACCGCCATGCTCGGAGCGATATCGGCGGGATCGGCAACCTTCTGGAAGTAGGTGTTCACCGCCACGGCAAAATTAAACAGAACGAAATCGACGATATACATGGCCCCGGCAAGGAGGGGCGAGGTGGTGAAGGCATAGGTGAGAAAGACGCAGATAATGCCGCAATATTCGACGCTCAAAATGCGGCGCTCGCCGAAATGCACGATGGCACGCCCGATAAGAGGATTGAACAGAAAATTGATGAGATTGTTGATGATAAACAGAATCGTCATGTCCCGCACCGAATAATCAAAGACTTTCACCAGCAAAAACAGGGAAAAGGCGATGAAAATCTGACGACGCGCTCCG from Geoalkalibacter sp. encodes:
- a CDS encoding MgtC/SapB family protein; translation: MFLPHTLWGSYELAVLIKILLAALVGGAIGLEREKHGRPAGLRTHLLVSVGACLMMIISEAFFLKYGGFDGQTTPLRLDPSRVAAQIVTGIGFLGAGVIIKEGLSIRGLTTAASLWLVAGLGMAFGAGIVGPGIIAAGVALFGLIALKRLEPIIRKDRYLHLIVTAGTSPDIYPELERVFAEKNLRIHDIGSTYDLQHQSVVYRFIITQHRQRIGRELTAAIATIPGITKITFE